A part of Funiculus sociatus GB2-C1 genomic DNA contains:
- the dapF gene encoding diaminopimelate epimerase yields the protein MNIEFTKYQGLGNDFILIDNRGTDEPCLTPEDAVKLCDRHFGIGADGVIFALPGQDGTDYTMRIFNSDGSEPEMCGNGIRCLAKFIADLEGWEQGTGDKGLGEESSKVPNPQSLIPNPQSPITYRIHTLAGVMTPQIKPDGQVTVDMGMPRLLAAEIPTTLVAPDKKAINEPLEVAGKSWLVTCVSMGNPHCITFVEDVAAIELETIGSQFEHHPVFPKRTNTEFIQVVRPDYLKMRVWERGAGITLACGTGACAVVVAGVLAQKCDRVATVELPGGCLEIEWSEQDQRVYMTGPAECVFVGRI from the coding sequence ATGAATATCGAGTTTACTAAATATCAGGGACTGGGGAATGATTTCATCCTTATTGATAATCGTGGCACAGACGAACCCTGTCTGACACCAGAGGATGCTGTCAAGTTATGCGATCGCCACTTCGGTATCGGTGCAGATGGTGTGATTTTCGCCCTTCCTGGACAAGATGGCACCGACTACACGATGCGGATTTTTAACTCCGATGGTTCAGAACCGGAGATGTGCGGCAATGGTATTCGCTGTTTAGCCAAATTTATCGCCGATTTAGAAGGCTGGGAACAAGGGACTGGGGACAAGGGACTGGGTGAAGAATCTTCAAAGGTTCCCAATCCCCAATCTCTAATCCCCAATCCCCAGTCCCCAATCACCTATCGCATCCACACACTGGCTGGTGTCATGACACCGCAAATTAAACCGGATGGTCAAGTTACAGTCGATATGGGAATGCCGCGACTACTTGCAGCAGAAATTCCCACGACGCTAGTAGCACCAGACAAGAAAGCGATAAATGAACCTTTGGAAGTTGCTGGAAAGTCTTGGTTAGTAACTTGTGTTAGCATGGGCAATCCCCACTGCATCACATTTGTGGAGGATGTCGCTGCTATCGAGTTAGAGACCATAGGTTCTCAGTTTGAACATCACCCAGTTTTCCCCAAGCGTACTAATACCGAGTTTATTCAAGTAGTGCGCCCAGATTATCTAAAAATGCGGGTGTGGGAAAGAGGTGCTGGGATAACTTTAGCTTGCGGTACGGGTGCTTGTGCTGTAGTGGTGGCTGGGGTATTGGCACAGAAATGCGATCGCGTTGCTACAGTGGAACTACCCGGCGGCTGTTTGGAAATCGAATGGTCAGAACAAGATCAGCGAGTTTATATGACTGGCCCAGCTGAGTGCGTGTTCGTAGGTAGAATCTAG
- a CDS encoding ATP-binding protein, whose amino-acid sequence MQLVIFIGLQASGKSTFFRTHFAETHKLVSKDLLRNNKKPSRRQAQLIEEALQAGESVVVDNTNPTIEDRASLIQLGCSYNAEIIGYYFTSILNQCLERNQQRTGKARVPDVGIYATIKKLKPPSYAEGFHKLFYVQIADNSAFEVREWNKNEVADG is encoded by the coding sequence ATGCAACTGGTCATTTTTATCGGTTTACAAGCTTCTGGAAAAAGTACGTTTTTTCGTACTCATTTTGCCGAAACCCATAAACTTGTTAGCAAAGATTTATTGCGTAACAATAAAAAGCCCTCCAGAAGGCAAGCACAACTGATTGAAGAGGCACTTCAAGCCGGAGAATCAGTAGTTGTTGATAACACTAACCCAACAATTGAGGATCGTGCCTCTCTAATTCAGTTGGGTTGTAGCTACAATGCTGAAATTATCGGTTATTACTTTACATCAATCTTAAACCAATGCCTTGAACGCAACCAGCAGCGCACGGGGAAAGCTAGAGTTCCAGATGTAGGGATTTATGCCACAATCAAGAAACTAAAACCCCCATCTTATGCGGAAGGCTTTCACAAGCTATTTTACGTGCAGATTGCTGATAACTCTGCTTTTGAGGTGCGGGAATGGAATAAAAATGAGGTAGCTGATGGATAA
- a CDS encoding DUF1565 domain-containing protein, with the protein MSLTRPRNHKISDFGFWIFDYQISGKSRHNIRTCSIVLGIVAATTIPFCLDVTAVVASNVAQPAADTTMKILYVNPTAGNDTNGDGGEKTPFQTITQALRVAGANTTIILSPGTYSLETGEVFPLRLKSGITIQGDPSSKGQNIVIKGGGGFLSPTFAGQNIAIASANQSTITGVTVTNPNPRGYGLWIESNSPLVVDNTFTGNTHDGVSVNGKSSPTIRGNNFYSNGGNGITIYGSSSPEVRENVFQNTGFGISVGQNAAPQLIGNRIIGNKDGVVLEGKAQPILRNNVIENNTRYGLVAISQARPDLGKADEPGGNVFRANGELDLYTKASNQIIPAFGNQIASRTEGNIDLGGVATPAVASNTLDRVPAALSPRQILPVATIAPSQNSPSSDIDPNWRSEPTFSTPGQRAPNNTVIKPVPPASRSRSPRSLPTLQGTLPALPPRPQTSPLPIPATPPASRSSLPTLDPPRQSRTLPALPSLTPSSSSPASPTQPRVIDFGASPEEPLGNPNSSDLLPVPSANIPLGNIGGQTTTRGTRNSSRRSSSTQARGLRYRVLVNAQDSRQEALVRSLVPDAFRTVANGRGVMQVGVFSRRDRANEIVQMLDNKGVEAIVEEMN; encoded by the coding sequence GTGAGTTTGACACGCCCCCGCAATCATAAAATTTCGGATTTCGGATTTTGGATTTTCGATTATCAAATTTCAGGCAAGAGCCGCCACAATATTCGTACCTGTAGTATTGTCCTGGGAATAGTGGCGGCGACAACAATACCGTTTTGCCTAGATGTAACCGCAGTAGTGGCATCTAATGTAGCTCAGCCTGCTGCTGATACCACTATGAAAATCCTATACGTCAACCCAACCGCAGGGAATGACACTAATGGCGATGGGGGTGAAAAGACACCTTTCCAAACCATTACCCAGGCATTGCGGGTAGCTGGAGCCAACACCACGATTATCCTTTCTCCCGGCACTTACAGCCTGGAGACGGGCGAAGTTTTTCCCTTGAGGCTAAAATCGGGGATCACGATTCAAGGCGACCCCAGCAGCAAAGGGCAGAATATTGTGATTAAAGGCGGGGGTGGTTTCCTGAGTCCGACCTTTGCTGGTCAAAATATAGCGATCGCTTCAGCTAACCAATCCACAATCACAGGGGTAACGGTAACTAATCCTAATCCGCGAGGTTACGGTCTGTGGATTGAATCTAACAGTCCCCTCGTCGTCGATAATACCTTTACCGGAAATACACATGATGGGGTTTCTGTCAATGGAAAAAGTTCGCCCACCATTCGCGGCAACAACTTTTACAGCAATGGCGGAAATGGCATCACTATCTACGGCAGTTCCAGCCCGGAAGTACGGGAGAATGTGTTTCAAAACACAGGATTTGGGATTAGCGTCGGTCAGAATGCCGCACCACAGCTGATTGGGAATCGCATCATCGGCAATAAAGATGGTGTAGTTCTCGAAGGCAAGGCGCAGCCAATCTTACGCAACAATGTCATAGAAAACAATACTCGCTATGGGTTAGTGGCAATTTCTCAAGCTCGTCCCGATTTGGGGAAAGCTGACGAACCGGGAGGTAATGTTTTTCGTGCTAATGGTGAATTAGACCTTTACACCAAAGCTTCCAATCAAATTATTCCCGCTTTCGGAAATCAGATCGCCTCCCGTACAGAAGGAAACATCGATTTAGGTGGTGTCGCTACTCCCGCCGTCGCCAGCAACACTCTGGATCGGGTTCCTGCTGCTCTATCGCCAAGGCAAATATTGCCAGTCGCCACGATCGCACCGAGCCAGAATTCTCCATCCTCAGATATAGACCCAAATTGGCGGAGTGAGCCAACCTTTTCCACCCCAGGACAACGCGCACCCAACAACACAGTTATAAAACCTGTGCCGCCTGCATCAAGGTCGCGATCGCCCCGGTCTTTACCAACGCTACAGGGTACCTTACCAGCCTTACCGCCTCGTCCTCAGACCTCACCGTTACCAATTCCAGCAACACCGCCTGCATCAAGGTCGTCTCTACCTACTCTCGACCCTCCCAGGCAGTCTCGGACGTTACCAGCGCTACCGTCGCTAACGCCCTCTTCCTCTTCGCCAGCGTCACCTACTCAACCTAGGGTTATAGACTTTGGCGCTTCGCCAGAGGAGCCTCTAGGAAATCCCAATTCTTCAGATTTACTGCCAGTGCCTAGCGCTAATATTCCACTGGGGAATATTGGCGGACAGACAACGACTAGAGGAACGAGAAATTCGTCTCGCCGTAGTAGTAGTACGCAGGCGCGAGGTTTGCGCTATAGGGTTTTGGTGAATGCTCAGGATTCGCGCCAAGAAGCTTTAGTGCGATCGCTGGTTCCAGATGCCTTCCGCACTGTCGCCAACGGTCGCGGAGTGATGCAAGTGGGAGTATTTAGCAGACGCGATCGCGCTAACGAAATTGTGCAAATGCTGGATAACAAGGGTGTGGAAGCTATTGTTGAAGAAATGAATTGA
- a CDS encoding thiamine phosphate synthase, with protein sequence MGEKHSVRGRVGDLPIQTQPAVCRILDANLDRAREGLRIIEEWCRFGMNSSPLVNECKQMRQELASWHSIELRAARDTPGDPGTELSHPQEEQRSSIEHLLQVNFSRVEEALRVLEEYSKLYDPDMGAATKQMRYRVYTLESSLLAYKRHQALLRSRLYLVTSASEELFSIVEAALQGGLTLVQYREKTADDNVKLAHANKLRQLCHQYGALFIMNDRVDLALAVDADGIHLGQQDMPIAIARQILGPQRLIGRSTTNPEEMQRAIAEGADYIGVGPVYETPTKVGKVAAGLEYVRYASANSPIPWFAIGGIEVDNLNDVLGAGAERVAVVRAIMQSDQPMLMAQYFISQLSRVQTLRTIDARLPQSHV encoded by the coding sequence ATGGGCGAGAAACACAGCGTTCGAGGGCGAGTCGGCGATTTGCCCATACAAACACAGCCAGCTGTTTGCCGCATTTTAGATGCCAATCTAGACCGAGCCAGAGAAGGCTTGCGAATTATTGAGGAATGGTGTCGTTTCGGCATGAATAGCTCGCCACTTGTAAATGAATGCAAGCAAATGCGGCAGGAGCTAGCGAGCTGGCATAGTATTGAACTGAGGGCAGCGCGGGATACTCCCGGCGACCCAGGCACAGAGCTGAGCCATCCTCAAGAAGAACAGCGCTCCAGTATTGAGCATCTGTTGCAGGTAAATTTCTCCAGGGTGGAAGAAGCGTTGCGGGTGCTGGAAGAGTATAGCAAGCTTTATGACCCGGATATGGGAGCGGCGACTAAGCAGATGCGCTATCGGGTGTATACCTTAGAGAGCAGCTTGCTGGCTTACAAACGACATCAGGCACTGTTGCGATCGCGTCTGTATTTGGTAACATCTGCCTCGGAAGAGCTGTTTTCCATCGTCGAAGCCGCCCTGCAAGGGGGACTGACTCTGGTACAATACCGAGAAAAAACAGCCGACGATAACGTGAAACTGGCTCACGCCAACAAACTCCGCCAGCTGTGCCATCAATACGGTGCATTATTTATTATGAATGACCGGGTGGATCTAGCTTTGGCTGTGGATGCCGATGGTATCCATCTGGGACAACAAGATATGCCAATTGCGATCGCTCGTCAGATACTTGGGCCACAACGCCTGATCGGTCGTTCCACCACAAATCCAGAAGAGATGCAACGCGCGATCGCTGAAGGTGCTGATTATATTGGGGTAGGCCCAGTTTACGAGACTCCAACCAAAGTTGGTAAAGTGGCTGCTGGTCTAGAATACGTCCGCTATGCATCTGCAAATTCCCCGATTCCCTGGTTTGCAATTGGTGGCATTGAGGTGGATAACTTAAATGATGTGCTGGGAGCGGGAGCCGAGAGAGTGGCAGTTGTCCGCGCTATTATGCAGTCAGATCAGCCGATGTTGATGGCTCAGTATTTCATCTCGCAACTGAGTCGAGTGCAAACTCTTCGCACAATTGATGCTCGTCTTCCCCAATCTCATGTCTAA
- the thiS gene encoding sulfur carrier protein ThiS: protein MSNQSHQIALQVNGEPRSCSPHTKLPEMLEQLGLNPRLVAVEYNGEILHRQFWSETEMKQGDNLEIVTIVGGG from the coding sequence ATGTCTAATCAGTCCCATCAGATTGCGCTTCAGGTAAATGGCGAACCCCGTAGCTGTTCGCCGCATACCAAATTGCCCGAAATGCTGGAACAATTGGGGTTAAACCCGCGCTTAGTGGCTGTTGAGTACAACGGTGAGATTCTGCATCGCCAGTTTTGGTCGGAAACTGAGATGAAACAAGGGGACAACTTAGAAATCGTCACCATCGTCGGCGGTGGGTAG
- a CDS encoding DUF1517 domain-containing protein — MRNKILSTIKPFFKSLLVIGLVLTLAFSHADGALAARSGGRMGGSGGFRAPSRTYSPPGRTYAPGGGGYYPAPYPGGGGFGFPLLFPFFFGGGGGGLFSILIFLAIANFLISSFRRVRAGDAGEVDSLSYSNPKVSVARVQVGLLSEARSLQKELDQLARTADTSSAEGRAQVLQESTLALLRHPEYWVYGAGESQQTALQAAEAKFNQLALGERSKFTEETLSNVNNQLRAAAPKASLPGTAAGGELMTQDPGEYLVVTMVVGVEGNLELPKINSTDDLRQALRQIGGISSDRLLAVEVLWTPQAEGDTLTTDDLLAEYPDLKLV; from the coding sequence ATGCGTAACAAAATACTTTCAACAATTAAACCATTTTTTAAATCTCTGCTCGTCATTGGGCTTGTCCTAACTTTGGCATTTAGTCATGCTGATGGAGCTTTAGCAGCCCGCTCGGGTGGGCGGATGGGAGGTAGTGGCGGTTTCAGAGCGCCCAGCCGCACCTATTCACCTCCTGGCCGTACTTACGCACCAGGAGGAGGAGGATACTATCCGGCTCCCTATCCCGGTGGTGGCGGTTTTGGCTTCCCGTTACTTTTCCCCTTCTTTTTTGGTGGGGGAGGCGGTGGTCTGTTCAGTATCCTGATATTCTTGGCGATCGCTAACTTCCTGATTTCCAGCTTCCGTCGTGTTCGTGCTGGCGATGCTGGCGAAGTGGACTCCCTCAGCTACAGCAATCCCAAGGTTTCCGTCGCACGAGTGCAAGTTGGTTTGTTGTCGGAAGCCCGGAGTCTGCAAAAAGAGCTAGACCAGCTGGCGCGTACAGCAGATACAAGTTCCGCCGAAGGTCGCGCCCAAGTTCTACAAGAAAGCACCTTAGCTTTGCTACGTCACCCGGAATATTGGGTTTACGGTGCGGGTGAATCTCAGCAAACGGCGCTACAAGCCGCAGAAGCTAAGTTCAATCAGCTAGCGCTGGGCGAACGCAGTAAGTTTACTGAAGAAACTCTCTCTAACGTCAATAATCAGCTCAGAGCAGCTGCTCCTAAAGCATCTTTACCAGGAACTGCTGCGGGTGGTGAACTGATGACACAAGACCCTGGTGAGTACCTCGTTGTAACGATGGTAGTGGGTGTGGAAGGTAATCTGGAACTACCGAAAATTAACAGCACCGACGATCTGCGTCAAGCTCTACGTCAAATTGGGGGTATTTCAAGCGATCGCTTACTCGCTGTAGAAGTTCTCTGGACACCCCAAGCAGAGGGCGACACGCTCACTACTGATGACTTGCTGGCTGAGTATCCGGATCTGAAATTAGTTTAA